The following proteins are co-located in the Clavibacter capsici genome:
- the ruvB gene encoding Holliday junction branch migration DNA helicase RuvB, with protein sequence MSGIEHGDASSPVPESDAELAFEGALRPRSLSEFVGQVKVRGQLELLLTAAAMQNRSPDHILLAGPPGLGKTTLAMIVAEESRRPLRLTSGPAIQHAGDLAAVLSALVPGEILFVDEIHRMARSAEEMLYLAMEDFRIDIMVGKGAGATSIPLELSPFTLVGATTRSGMLPSPLRDRFGFTAHLEFYETHELEQVIERAARMLHLEIEHEAVAEIAGRCRGTPRIANRLLRRVRDYALVHGTEAGLASVRAALDLYDVDPLGLDRLDRAVMRGILTRFGGGPVGLNTLAVSVGEEAETIESVVEPFLVRIGLVTRTPRGRVATPAAWRHFGLEAPAAPAPPARASGTSGAAEALFGDAL encoded by the coding sequence GTGAGCGGGATCGAGCACGGCGACGCGTCGAGCCCCGTCCCGGAGTCCGACGCCGAGCTGGCCTTCGAGGGCGCGCTGCGTCCGCGCTCCCTCTCCGAGTTCGTCGGGCAGGTCAAGGTCCGCGGGCAGCTCGAGCTGCTGCTGACCGCCGCCGCGATGCAGAACCGCTCGCCCGACCACATCCTGCTCGCGGGCCCTCCCGGTCTCGGCAAGACCACGCTCGCGATGATCGTGGCCGAGGAGAGCCGCCGACCGCTGCGCCTCACGAGCGGGCCGGCGATCCAGCACGCGGGCGACCTCGCCGCCGTGCTCTCGGCACTGGTGCCGGGCGAGATCCTCTTCGTCGACGAGATCCACCGCATGGCGCGCTCCGCCGAGGAGATGCTGTACCTCGCGATGGAGGACTTCCGCATCGACATCATGGTCGGCAAGGGCGCGGGCGCCACCTCGATCCCGCTCGAGCTGTCGCCGTTCACGCTCGTCGGCGCGACCACGCGCTCGGGCATGCTGCCGAGCCCGCTGCGCGACCGCTTCGGCTTCACGGCGCACCTCGAGTTCTACGAGACGCACGAGCTCGAGCAGGTCATCGAGCGCGCCGCGCGCATGCTGCACCTCGAGATCGAGCACGAGGCCGTCGCGGAGATCGCCGGCCGCTGCCGGGGGACGCCCCGGATCGCCAATCGGCTGCTCCGCCGCGTGCGCGACTACGCGCTCGTGCACGGCACCGAGGCGGGCCTCGCGTCGGTGCGCGCCGCCCTCGACCTCTACGACGTGGATCCGCTCGGCCTCGACCGCCTCGACCGCGCCGTGATGCGCGGCATCCTCACGCGCTTCGGCGGCGGTCCCGTCGGGCTCAACACCCTCGCGGTGTCCGTCGGGGAGGAGGCGGAGACCATCGAGTCGGTCGTGGAGCCCTTCCTCGTGCGCATCGGGCTCGTGACGCGCACGCCGCGCGGGCGGGTGGCGACGCCGGCCGCCTGGCGGCACTTCGGCCTCGAGGCGCCGGCCGCACCGGCCCCTCCCGCTCGGGCGTCCGGCACGTCGGGAGCCGCCGAGGCCCTGTTCGGCGATGCCTTATGA
- a CDS encoding DUF349 domain-containing protein codes for MVDNEQTPWGRVDETGTVFLREGDGERVVGQYPDGTPEEALAYFQRKYTDLAGQVTLLEQRAKRGAPASDVSKAVAHLIEAVDGANAVGDLGALRARLDVLAATVGELTEKQGEEQRQVVQAAIAERTAIVEETERLAQQDFSKVQWKQLTAEVDALFGRWQQHQQTGPRLPKNDANELWKRFRTARSTIDTERKAFFAELDNAHRDARSKKQAIVEQARALESQGVGGIPAYRRLLDEWKLAGRAGKRYDDALWAQFKAAGDVLYGAKAEVDAADDEEQQANLQSKLALLDEAEPILGITERTAARDKLTAVQLRWDAIGRVPRDSVKTVEDRLRKVETHVRTLDEEFWRKNNPETKARSEGLASQLGAAIDKLQRELDAAKADGDARRIKDAEEALAARRVWLDALGS; via the coding sequence GTGGTTGACAACGAGCAGACCCCCTGGGGCCGCGTCGACGAGACGGGCACCGTCTTCCTGCGCGAGGGCGACGGCGAGCGCGTCGTCGGCCAGTACCCGGACGGGACCCCCGAGGAGGCCCTGGCCTACTTCCAGCGCAAGTACACCGACCTCGCGGGCCAGGTCACGCTCCTGGAGCAGCGCGCCAAGCGCGGGGCACCGGCGTCCGACGTGTCCAAGGCCGTCGCCCACCTCATCGAGGCGGTGGACGGCGCGAACGCCGTCGGCGACCTCGGCGCGCTCCGGGCGCGGCTCGACGTCCTCGCCGCGACGGTGGGCGAGCTCACCGAGAAGCAGGGCGAGGAGCAGCGGCAGGTGGTGCAGGCCGCCATCGCCGAGCGCACCGCCATCGTCGAGGAGACCGAGCGCCTGGCGCAGCAGGACTTCTCCAAGGTGCAGTGGAAGCAGCTGACCGCCGAGGTCGACGCGCTGTTCGGCCGCTGGCAGCAGCACCAGCAGACCGGCCCCCGCCTCCCCAAGAACGACGCCAACGAGCTCTGGAAGCGCTTCCGCACGGCGCGGTCCACCATCGACACGGAGCGCAAGGCGTTCTTCGCCGAGCTCGACAACGCCCACAGGGACGCCCGCTCCAAGAAGCAGGCCATCGTCGAGCAGGCGCGCGCCCTCGAGTCGCAGGGCGTGGGCGGCATCCCCGCCTACCGCCGTCTCCTCGACGAGTGGAAGCTGGCGGGTCGCGCGGGCAAGCGCTACGACGACGCCCTCTGGGCGCAGTTCAAGGCCGCGGGCGACGTGCTGTACGGCGCCAAGGCCGAGGTCGACGCCGCGGACGACGAGGAGCAGCAGGCCAACCTGCAGTCCAAGCTCGCGCTGCTCGACGAGGCCGAGCCGATCCTGGGGATCACCGAGCGCACCGCCGCACGGGACAAGCTCACGGCCGTGCAGCTCCGCTGGGACGCGATCGGCCGCGTGCCCCGCGACAGCGTCAAGACCGTCGAGGACCGCCTGCGCAAGGTCGAGACCCACGTCCGCACGCTGGACGAGGAGTTCTGGCGCAAGAACAACCCGGAGACGAAGGCGCGCTCCGAGGGCCTCGCCTCCCAGCTCGGCGCGGCCATCGACAAGCTGCAGCGCGAGCTCGACGCGGCCAAGGCCGACGGCGACGCCCGCCGGATCAAGGACGCCGAGGAGGCGCTCGCCGCCCGCCGCGTCTGGCTGGACGCGCTCGGCTCGTAG
- the secF gene encoding protein translocase subunit SecF, producing MAGFSEFGNDLYTGKRSFDIVGRRRLWYGIAAVCILISILGPLVRGGFTFGIEFTGGSEYTVSGVQSQSQDIASDAVATVTPVPARISSVGSDGVRVQTDQLQPEDSSAVRQALATAYGVETSSVTESFIGPSWGQDITRQALWGLVVFLVLAAVVMSVYFRTWKMSVAAIVALLHDLVLTAGIYGITGFEVTPAAVIGFLTILGYSLYDTVVVFDKIRENTAEDGQESRRTFAQSVNLAVNQTLVRSINTSVVAILPVGSILFIGAVVLGAGTLRDIALSLFIGIIVGTYSTIFIAAPLYAHLREGEPKVKRGDALAAAAASRAQAERAAATVEA from the coding sequence ATGGCTGGCTTCTCCGAGTTCGGCAACGACCTCTACACGGGCAAGCGCTCGTTCGACATCGTCGGGCGCCGCCGCCTCTGGTACGGCATCGCCGCCGTGTGCATCCTCATCTCGATCCTCGGGCCCCTGGTCCGTGGCGGCTTCACGTTCGGCATCGAGTTCACGGGCGGATCCGAGTACACGGTGAGCGGCGTGCAGTCGCAGTCGCAGGACATCGCGAGCGACGCGGTCGCCACCGTGACGCCCGTGCCCGCGCGGATCTCGTCCGTCGGCAGCGACGGCGTCCGCGTGCAGACCGACCAGCTCCAGCCGGAGGACAGCTCGGCCGTCCGCCAGGCGCTGGCGACCGCGTACGGCGTCGAGACGTCCAGCGTCACCGAGTCCTTCATCGGGCCGTCGTGGGGCCAGGACATCACCCGCCAGGCGCTGTGGGGCCTCGTGGTGTTCCTCGTGCTCGCCGCCGTCGTCATGTCGGTGTACTTCCGCACCTGGAAGATGTCGGTCGCGGCGATCGTCGCCCTGCTGCACGACCTCGTCCTCACCGCCGGCATCTACGGCATCACGGGCTTCGAGGTGACGCCGGCCGCCGTGATCGGCTTCCTGACGATCCTCGGGTACTCGCTCTACGACACGGTCGTGGTGTTCGACAAGATCCGCGAGAACACGGCCGAGGACGGGCAGGAGTCACGGCGCACGTTCGCGCAGTCCGTGAACCTCGCCGTGAACCAGACCCTGGTGCGGTCCATCAACACCTCGGTCGTCGCGATCCTGCCGGTCGGCTCGATCCTCTTCATCGGCGCGGTGGTGCTCGGCGCCGGAACGCTCCGCGACATCGCGCTCTCCCTCTTCATCGGCATCATCGTCGGCACCTACTCCACGATCTTCATCGCGGCCCCGCTCTACGCGCACCTCCGCGAGGGCGAGCCGAAGGTGAAGCGGGGCGACGCCCTCGCCGCCGCGGCCGCGAGCCGCGCCCAGGCCGAGCGCGCCGCGGCTACGGTGGAGGCATGA
- a CDS encoding RelA/SpoT family protein: MTETTSSTASLRRLVPRLFSRAQPAGAVEQLIRTARLHHPKSDVSLIERAYAVAERAHEGQKRKSGEPYITHPVAVAQILADLGIGPKTLAAALLHDTVEDTDYTLDMLRHDFGDEIAMLVDGVTKLDKLKYGDSAQAETVRKMVVAMSKDIRVLVIKLADRLHNARTWGFVESASAERKAKETLEIYAPLAHRLGISTIKWELEDLSFAVLYPKIYVEIENLVKQRTPQREQFVQQVIDSVNDDLRAARIRGKVAGRPKQYYSIYQKMVVRGREFDEIYDLVGIRVLVDSLRDCYAVLGAIHARWTPVPGRFKDYIATPKFNLYQSLHTTVIGPKGRPVEIQIRTHEMHQRAEFGVAAHWKYKERMNGGRTTEVSPQGDTDLAWLAHISDWQSETADPGEFLDSLRFEIGAKEVYVFTPHGKVIGLPAGGTPVDFAYAVHTDVGHRTMGAKVNGRLVPLENPLTTGDVVEVFTSKNPDSGPSKDWLAFVKSARARNKIKQWFTKERREEAIEQGKDAIARAMRKQNLPLQKLMNQDAFSDVAQSMKYDDVAALYAAVGEGHVSTQSVIEKVLSSIQGDSGGEAEEVFAVTQRSRVSRNSDSGVLVRGAPDILVKLAKCCTPVPGDAIIGFVTRGAGVSVHQASCHNVDSLRSEPDRMIEVEWAPSSKSLFLVHIQVEALDRSGLLSDVTRVLSEHHVNILSASVSTSSNRLAISRFVFEMGDVTHLDRVLNAVRRIDAVYDVYRVNGG, encoded by the coding sequence ATGACGGAGACGACCTCGAGCACGGCTTCCCTCCGACGCCTGGTGCCCCGCCTCTTCTCCCGGGCGCAGCCCGCCGGCGCCGTCGAGCAGCTGATCCGCACCGCGCGGCTGCATCACCCGAAGTCCGACGTGAGCCTCATCGAGCGGGCCTACGCGGTCGCGGAGCGGGCGCACGAGGGGCAGAAGCGCAAGAGCGGCGAGCCGTACATCACGCACCCGGTCGCGGTGGCCCAGATCCTCGCGGACCTCGGCATCGGACCGAAGACGCTGGCCGCGGCCCTCCTCCACGACACCGTGGAGGACACCGACTACACGTTGGACATGCTCCGCCACGACTTCGGCGACGAGATCGCCATGCTCGTCGACGGGGTCACGAAGCTCGACAAGCTCAAGTACGGCGACAGCGCCCAGGCGGAGACCGTGCGGAAGATGGTCGTCGCGATGTCGAAGGACATCCGCGTCCTCGTCATCAAGCTCGCCGACCGCCTGCACAACGCGCGCACGTGGGGCTTCGTCGAGTCCGCCTCCGCCGAGCGGAAGGCGAAGGAGACGCTCGAGATCTACGCGCCGCTCGCGCACCGCCTCGGCATCTCGACCATCAAGTGGGAGCTCGAGGACCTCTCGTTCGCCGTGCTGTACCCGAAGATCTACGTCGAGATCGAGAACCTCGTGAAGCAGCGGACGCCGCAGCGCGAGCAGTTCGTGCAGCAGGTGATCGACAGCGTCAACGACGACCTGCGCGCCGCCCGGATCCGCGGCAAGGTCGCCGGCAGGCCCAAGCAGTACTACTCGATCTACCAGAAGATGGTCGTGCGCGGACGCGAGTTCGACGAGATCTACGACCTCGTGGGCATCCGCGTGCTGGTCGACTCGCTCCGCGACTGCTACGCGGTGCTCGGCGCGATCCACGCCCGCTGGACGCCGGTGCCCGGGCGCTTCAAGGACTACATCGCCACCCCGAAGTTCAACCTCTACCAGTCGCTGCACACCACGGTGATCGGGCCGAAGGGCCGCCCGGTGGAGATCCAGATCCGCACGCACGAGATGCACCAGCGCGCCGAGTTCGGTGTCGCCGCCCATTGGAAGTACAAGGAGCGGATGAACGGCGGGCGCACGACGGAGGTCTCGCCGCAGGGCGACACCGACCTCGCGTGGCTCGCGCACATCTCGGACTGGCAGTCGGAGACGGCGGATCCGGGGGAGTTCCTCGACTCGCTCCGCTTCGAGATCGGCGCGAAGGAGGTCTACGTCTTCACGCCGCACGGCAAGGTGATCGGCCTGCCGGCCGGCGGGACCCCCGTCGACTTCGCCTACGCCGTGCACACGGACGTGGGCCACCGCACGATGGGCGCGAAGGTCAACGGCCGGCTCGTGCCGCTCGAGAACCCGCTCACGACGGGCGACGTCGTCGAGGTGTTCACCTCGAAGAACCCCGACAGCGGCCCCAGCAAGGACTGGCTGGCGTTCGTCAAGAGCGCCCGCGCGCGGAACAAGATCAAGCAGTGGTTCACCAAGGAGCGCCGCGAGGAGGCGATCGAGCAGGGCAAGGACGCCATCGCCCGCGCGATGCGCAAGCAGAACCTCCCGCTGCAGAAGCTCATGAACCAGGACGCGTTCTCGGACGTGGCCCAGAGCATGAAGTACGACGACGTCGCCGCCCTGTACGCGGCGGTAGGCGAGGGGCACGTCTCGACCCAGTCGGTGATCGAGAAGGTCTTATCGTCCATCCAGGGCGACAGCGGCGGGGAGGCCGAGGAGGTCTTCGCCGTCACGCAGCGCTCGCGCGTCTCGCGGAACAGCGACTCGGGCGTGCTGGTGCGCGGCGCCCCCGACATCCTCGTGAAGCTCGCCAAGTGCTGCACGCCCGTGCCCGGCGACGCGATCATCGGCTTCGTCACGCGCGGCGCCGGCGTCTCGGTGCACCAGGCGTCGTGCCACAACGTCGACTCCCTGCGTTCGGAACCGGACCGCATGATCGAGGTCGAGTGGGCGCCCTCCTCCAAGAGCCTGTTCCTCGTCCACATCCAGGTCGAGGCGCTGGACCGCTCCGGCCTCCTCAGCGACGTGACGCGCGTGCTCTCGGAGCACCACGTCAACATCCTCTCCGCGTCCGTGTCCACGTCGTCGAACCGGCTGGCGATCAGCCGGTTCGTCTTCGAGATGGGCGACGTGACCCATCTCGACCGCGTGCTCAACGCGGTGCGGCGGATAGACGCCGTCTACGACGTGTACCGCGTCAACGGGGGCTGA
- a CDS encoding rhodanese-like domain-containing protein codes for MTSAQGAGVPEDLDAATAKARTATGESWLLDVREQDEWEAGHSAVAHHIPMGELEARAAEIPTDQHIAVVCRSGHRSSIATQALLRGGFAASNITGGMHAWSEMGGDVVTDDGEPGRVA; via the coding sequence ATGACCAGCGCACAGGGGGCAGGCGTGCCCGAGGACCTCGACGCCGCGACGGCCAAGGCCCGGACTGCCACCGGCGAGTCCTGGCTCCTGGACGTCCGCGAGCAGGACGAGTGGGAGGCCGGTCACTCCGCGGTCGCCCACCACATCCCGATGGGCGAGCTCGAGGCCCGCGCGGCGGAGATCCCGACCGACCAGCACATCGCCGTCGTCTGCCGATCCGGGCACCGCTCGTCGATCGCCACGCAGGCGCTCCTCCGCGGGGGCTTCGCGGCCTCCAACATCACGGGCGGCATGCACGCGTGGTCCGAGATGGGCGGCGACGTCGTGACCGACGACGGCGAGCCGGGCCGCGTCGCCTGA
- a CDS encoding replication-associated recombination protein A has translation MTDTRPGLRSGATPLAVRMRPRSLDEVTGQRHLLTPGSPLVSLASDVAGEQGSVSIILWGPPGTGKTTLAQAIAHGSSRRFVELSAVTAGVRDVRQVMEKALSDRDLFGVSTVLFLDEIHRFTKAQQDALLPGVENGWVILIAATTENPSFSVISPLLSRSLLLTLEQLDDDDLGVLVDRAVADARGLGGRFALDDDARAMIIRLASGDARRALTALEAAAVSAQADASGRARAAEGADDEDDDDDEDAVAAPAADPAPIPISTEQVALAVDRALLRYDRNGDEHYDVISAFIKSIRGSDVDAALHYLARMIEAGEDPRFIARRIIVSASEDIGLADPQALVVAVAAADAVQLIGMPEGRIPLAQAVVHLATAPKSNASYLGIDQAIADVRAGAFGRVPLHLRDAHYPGAKRLGHGKGYRYPHDADIGVVTQQYLPDELVGRTYYSPTQHGHERDLSARLEKLRRIVRGG, from the coding sequence ATGACCGACACGCGACCGGGCCTCCGCTCGGGGGCCACGCCCCTGGCCGTCCGGATGCGTCCCCGGAGCCTCGACGAGGTCACCGGCCAGCGTCACCTCCTCACCCCCGGCTCGCCGCTCGTGAGCCTCGCCTCCGACGTCGCCGGGGAGCAGGGGTCGGTCTCGATCATCCTGTGGGGCCCGCCCGGCACCGGGAAGACGACGCTCGCCCAGGCGATCGCGCACGGGTCGAGCCGCCGCTTCGTCGAGCTCTCCGCCGTCACCGCGGGCGTGCGCGACGTGCGCCAGGTGATGGAGAAGGCGCTCAGCGACCGCGACCTCTTCGGCGTCTCGACCGTGCTCTTCCTCGACGAGATCCACCGCTTCACGAAGGCGCAGCAGGACGCGCTGCTGCCGGGGGTGGAGAACGGCTGGGTCATCCTCATCGCGGCGACCACGGAGAACCCGTCCTTCTCCGTCATCTCGCCCCTCCTCTCGCGCAGCCTGCTGCTCACGCTCGAGCAGCTCGACGACGACGACCTCGGCGTGCTCGTCGACCGCGCGGTCGCGGACGCCCGCGGGCTCGGCGGGCGGTTCGCGCTCGACGACGACGCGCGCGCGATGATCATCCGGCTGGCGTCGGGGGACGCGCGACGGGCGCTGACGGCGCTCGAGGCCGCGGCCGTGTCGGCGCAGGCCGACGCGTCGGGCCGGGCGCGCGCGGCGGAGGGCGCGGACGACGAGGACGACGACGACGATGAGGACGCCGTCGCCGCGCCCGCCGCCGATCCGGCCCCGATCCCCATCTCCACCGAGCAGGTCGCGCTCGCGGTCGACCGGGCGCTGCTCCGCTACGACCGCAACGGCGACGAGCACTACGACGTCATCAGCGCGTTCATCAAGTCGATCCGCGGGTCGGACGTCGACGCCGCGCTCCACTACCTGGCGCGCATGATCGAGGCGGGGGAGGACCCGCGCTTCATCGCCCGCCGGATCATCGTGTCCGCCTCCGAGGACATCGGGCTCGCCGACCCGCAGGCGCTGGTCGTCGCGGTGGCGGCCGCCGACGCCGTCCAGCTCATCGGCATGCCGGAGGGGCGGATCCCGCTGGCGCAGGCCGTGGTGCACCTCGCGACCGCGCCCAAGTCGAACGCGTCCTACCTCGGCATCGACCAGGCCATCGCCGACGTGCGCGCCGGCGCGTTCGGCCGCGTGCCGCTGCACCTGCGCGACGCGCACTACCCGGGGGCGAAGCGCCTCGGCCACGGCAAGGGCTACCGCTACCCGCACGACGCGGACATCGGCGTCGTGACGCAGCAGTACCTGCCCGACGAGCTCGTGGGCCGCACCTACTACTCGCCCACGCAGCACGGGCACGAGCGCGACCTGTCGGCGCGGCTGGAGAAGCTCCGGCGCATCGTCCGCGGAGGGTGA
- the secD gene encoding protein translocase subunit SecD, with protein sequence MAKSPTPVRKARRKLVWLLVIIGLLAGGNAASVAFSNGSWAPKLALDLEGGTQIILAPQLDGASSGPTSEQLAQAVSIIRQRVDASGVSEAEITTQGGSNIVVSLPGEPDAATMQRLQSSAKLELRPVLVGAPGTASAGPTPTPTPTDGSAPADGSTPAAETPAAAETPDPATLSDEPTAEPTGPSDVSWVTPRLQAEFAAYDCATAPESDGQSAPADRAIIACSDDGAAKYVLGPVEVDGSTISDATSGLQQSSQGVSTGTWSVNLVFDGDGTKQFGDMSTRLITLESPRNQFAFVLDNEVISAPVTQGVVTNGKPSITGNFTQESAKALADQLKFGALPLSFTLQSSDVISATLGSSQLTSGLIAGLIGLALVVLYSLVQYRALGMVTVASLVIAAVITYLLITLLSWREGYRLSLAGVAGLIVAIGITADSFIVYFERIKDELRDGRGLVSSVEQGWKRALRTIIASDTVNFLAAAVLFILAVGNVKGFALTLGLTTIIDLIVVSLFTHPILQLLANRRFFAEGHRMSGLDPRALGAVYRGRATFRTPTATSGRGAAAAKEAARRQTIAERKAAEGRAPGSTKTATIDAPRADDTSRDD encoded by the coding sequence GTGGCCAAGTCGCCCACACCGGTACGCAAGGCCCGGCGCAAGCTCGTCTGGCTGCTCGTGATCATCGGCCTCCTGGCCGGCGGCAACGCGGCCAGCGTCGCCTTCAGCAACGGGTCCTGGGCCCCGAAGCTCGCGCTCGACCTCGAGGGCGGCACGCAGATCATCCTCGCGCCGCAGCTCGACGGCGCGTCCTCCGGCCCCACGAGCGAGCAGCTCGCCCAGGCGGTGTCGATCATCCGCCAGCGCGTCGACGCGAGCGGCGTCTCCGAGGCGGAGATCACCACGCAGGGCGGCAGCAACATCGTCGTGAGCCTGCCGGGCGAGCCCGACGCGGCGACGATGCAGCGCCTGCAGTCCTCCGCGAAGCTGGAGCTGCGTCCCGTGCTCGTGGGCGCGCCCGGCACCGCATCGGCGGGCCCCACGCCCACGCCGACCCCGACCGACGGCTCCGCGCCCGCCGACGGCTCGACGCCGGCCGCCGAGACGCCCGCCGCCGCCGAGACGCCCGATCCCGCGACGCTCTCCGACGAGCCCACCGCCGAGCCCACCGGCCCGAGCGACGTCTCGTGGGTCACCCCGCGCCTCCAGGCCGAGTTCGCCGCGTACGACTGCGCCACCGCCCCGGAGAGCGACGGGCAGTCCGCCCCCGCCGACCGCGCGATCATCGCCTGCTCCGACGACGGCGCCGCGAAGTACGTGCTCGGCCCGGTCGAGGTCGACGGCAGCACCATCTCCGACGCCACGAGCGGCCTGCAGCAGTCCAGCCAGGGCGTCAGCACCGGCACGTGGTCGGTCAACCTCGTGTTCGACGGCGACGGCACGAAGCAGTTCGGCGACATGTCGACCCGCCTCATCACCCTCGAGTCGCCGCGCAACCAGTTCGCGTTCGTGCTCGACAACGAGGTCATCTCGGCGCCGGTCACGCAGGGCGTCGTCACCAACGGCAAGCCCTCCATCACGGGCAACTTCACGCAGGAGAGCGCCAAGGCGCTGGCCGACCAGCTCAAGTTCGGCGCCCTGCCGCTCAGCTTCACGCTGCAGAGCTCCGACGTCATCTCGGCCACGCTGGGCTCCTCGCAGCTCACGAGCGGCCTGATCGCGGGCCTCATCGGGCTCGCGCTGGTGGTGCTCTACTCGCTGGTGCAGTACCGGGCGCTCGGCATGGTCACCGTCGCCTCGCTCGTCATCGCCGCGGTGATCACCTACCTCCTCATCACGCTGCTCAGCTGGCGGGAGGGGTACCGGCTGTCGCTCGCCGGGGTGGCGGGGCTCATCGTGGCCATCGGCATCACCGCGGACTCGTTCATCGTCTACTTCGAGCGCATCAAGGACGAGCTGCGCGACGGGCGCGGCCTCGTCTCGTCCGTGGAGCAGGGCTGGAAGCGGGCGCTGCGCACCATCATCGCGTCCGACACGGTCAACTTCCTCGCGGCCGCGGTGCTGTTCATCCTCGCGGTCGGCAACGTCAAGGGCTTCGCGCTCACGCTCGGGCTCACGACGATCATCGACCTCATCGTGGTGTCGCTCTTCACGCACCCGATCCTCCAGCTGCTCGCGAACCGGCGCTTCTTCGCCGAGGGCCACCGCATGAGCGGACTCGACCCGCGGGCGCTCGGCGCGGTCTACCGCGGACGCGCCACCTTCCGCACGCCCACCGCCACCTCGGGACGGGGAGCCGCCGCCGCCAAGGAGGCCGCCCGCCGGCAGACCATCGCCGAGCGCAAGGCGGCGGAGGGCCGCGCGCCCGGATCCACGAAGACCGCGACGATCGACGCGCCGCGGGCCGACGACACGAGCAGGGACGACTGA
- a CDS encoding type IV toxin-antitoxin system AbiEi family antitoxin → MSPRLAPVLSVLDLPLAELCSARLDGEVYEVDACYSPVDELASPWLRAAALAAQVPSRLIAERSTAAWVHGAVRTPPRTHEYCVDTVARCHPPALRNVRIREVVLDERDTVVLAGLRVTTPLRTLCDIARTVADLTPRHESVCLGLLALPGVTIAAAREHLAACGALPDKRRALTRLDALARRPVAGDAAVGRTGTDPLSPR, encoded by the coding sequence ATGTCCCCCCGCCTCGCCCCCGTCCTGTCCGTGCTCGACCTCCCCCTCGCCGAGCTGTGCTCCGCACGTCTCGACGGCGAGGTGTACGAGGTCGACGCCTGCTACTCCCCCGTCGACGAGCTGGCGTCGCCGTGGCTGCGCGCCGCGGCGCTCGCCGCGCAGGTCCCCTCCCGTCTCATCGCGGAGCGGTCGACCGCCGCGTGGGTGCACGGCGCCGTGCGCACTCCGCCGCGCACGCACGAGTACTGCGTCGACACCGTCGCGCGCTGCCACCCGCCGGCGCTCCGCAACGTGCGCATCCGCGAGGTCGTGCTCGACGAGCGCGACACCGTCGTGCTGGCGGGCCTCCGCGTGACGACGCCGCTGCGGACGCTGTGCGACATCGCGCGCACGGTCGCCGACCTCACGCCGCGGCACGAGAGCGTCTGCCTCGGGCTCCTGGCGCTCCCCGGCGTCACGATCGCCGCGGCGCGCGAGCACCTCGCGGCCTGCGGCGCGCTGCCCGACAAGCGCCGGGCGCTCACGCGGCTCGACGCGCTCGCCCGTCGGCCGGTCGCCGGGGATGCAGCGGTCGGCCGGACAGGGACGGATCCGCTCAGCCCCCGTTGA
- the yajC gene encoding preprotein translocase subunit YajC, producing the protein MDPFTLIMFAVLALLIFFMFRNSRKRQKDLAELQTQMVPGAEVMTASGIYGTLVSFDEENNLAYLEVSPGTVLKLHRQTIARVVEPTTPVADDASALVDEAPAADVVDETGTPDSARRLDDGDAPTARP; encoded by the coding sequence ATGGACCCGTTCACCCTGATCATGTTCGCCGTCCTGGCGCTGCTCATCTTCTTCATGTTCCGCAACAGCCGGAAGCGCCAGAAGGACCTCGCCGAGCTGCAGACGCAGATGGTGCCCGGCGCCGAGGTCATGACGGCCTCCGGCATCTACGGGACGCTCGTGTCGTTCGACGAGGAGAACAACCTCGCGTACCTCGAGGTCTCGCCCGGCACGGTGCTGAAGCTCCACCGCCAGACGATCGCGCGCGTGGTCGAGCCGACCACCCCGGTCGCCGACGACGCGTCCGCGCTCGTGGACGAGGCCCCCGCCGCCGACGTCGTGGACGAGACCGGCACGCCGGACTCCGCCCGCCGCCTCGACGACGGCGACGCGCCCACCGCGCGCCCCTGA